A window of the Diabrotica undecimpunctata isolate CICGRU chromosome 1, icDiaUnde3, whole genome shotgun sequence genome harbors these coding sequences:
- the LOC140448036 gene encoding uncharacterized protein, whose protein sequence is MDQLSAEKRLCCAYILAIAAGATSSISTGIVWSHWYRTLDQCVDRNCSCIIYGTHTATHFLGGSQGACIWTTFAPLIYVFFGIGFICFHGYRVLFTTKSPSGRATRTMLAKLDTGESVQIEAISQETTGHLPTSYWVTAAVFTCIFTVYSLVHFAIYMDGYFRTCNQYRSTLEVLLSVHGTALPVIYQRLQCQGVFDFMDYMQTDSGNAYRDGIINTGLSLIFGVSSACIAWISFLAASVVNIKVARRNDEE, encoded by the exons atggaTCAGCTTTCTGCAGAAAAAAGGTTATGCTGTGCATATATTCTGGCTATAGCTGCAGGAGCTACTTCAAGTATATCAACTGGAATAGTATGGAGTCATTGGTATAGAACTTTAGATCAATGTGTAGATAGAAACTGTAGTTGTATAATATATGGAACACATACTGCTACTCATTTCTTAG gtGGTAGTCAAGGAGCATGTATCTGGACAACTTTTGCACctcttatttatgtattttttggaATTGGTTTCATATGTTTTCATGGATATAGAGTCTTGTTCACTACAAAATCACCTAGTGGCAGAGCCACTAGAACAATGTTGGCAAAATTAGA TACTGGAGAATCTGTACAAATAGAAGCAATATCGCAAGAAACTACTGGCCACCTTCCAACTAGTTACTGGGTAACTGCAGCAGTATTCACGTGCATCTTCACCGTGTACTCCTTAGTTCACTTTGCAATCTACATGGATGGCTACTTCCGCACGTGCAACCAATACCGATCAACATTAGAGGTGCTGCTGAGCGTTCATGGTACAGCTCTGCCCGTCATATACCAAAGACTGCAGTGTCAAGGAGTTTTTGATTTTATGGACTACATGCAAACAGATAGCGGTAACGCCTATAGAGATGGAATTATTAACACTGGATTGTCGCTGATATTTGGCGTTTCATCAGCCTGTATAGCATGGATCTCTTTCTTGGCAGCGAGCGTTGTTAATATCAAAGTAGCAAGAAGAAATGATGAGGAGTAA
- the LOC140438623 gene encoding mitochondrial import inner membrane translocase subunit Tim13 — MEGISSLSGAQKDELMDQVKQQIAVANAQELLTKMTEKCFKKCISKPGTSLDSSEQKCVAMCMDRYMDSWNLVSKAYGMRIQRERGNM; from the exons ATGGAAGGAATTTCTTCATTATCTGGAGCCCAAAAAGATGAATTAATGGATCAAGTTAAACAACAAATTGCTGTTGCTAATGCACAAGAACTTCTCACA AAAATGACCGAAAAATGCTTTAAAAAATGTATATCCAAACCAGGAACCTCACTAGATAGTTCGGAACAA aaatgtGTAGCTATGTGTATGGACAGGTATATGGACTCTTGGAATCTAGTATCAAAAGCATATGGTATGAGAATACAAAGGGAAAGGGGAAATatgtaa
- the Tim23 gene encoding mitochondrial import inner membrane translocase subunit Tim23, with the protein MSSLNDSNDVYSSNYSSRSGLHGKVSPFSSPYLNYDPGYLPQAQPEFIFLDGASKQRGRFELAFGQIGGSCMIGAALGGASGFYNGLKATTLAGQTGKLRRTQLINYIMKKGSATANTFGSVAVIYSAFGVILSWARGGTDDDLNTIVAATATGCLYKSTAGLRKCGLGGAIGLGVSTAYALWVNRDKLSELRQFNPAQR; encoded by the exons ATGTCTTCCTTAAACGATAGCAACGACGTTTACTCCTCAAACTATTCTAGCAGATCAGGACTTCATG GTAAAGTAAGCCCTTTTTCTTCGCCCTATTTGAATTATGACCCAGGATATCTACCACAAGCGCAACCAGAATTTATATTCTTGGATGGAGCCAGTAAACAACGAGGTCGTTTTGAACTTGCCTTCGGACAAATTGGAGGATCATGCATGATAGGAGCAGCTTTAGGAGGTGCCTCAGGGTTTTATAACGGGTTAAAAGCCACTACACTGGCAGGCCAGACTGGAAAACTTAGACGAACACA atTGATAAATTACATTATGAAGAAGGGTAGTGCTACTGCAAATACATTTGGATCTGTTGCTGTGATATATTCTGCATTTGGTGTAATACTTTCTTGGGCCAGAGGAGGAACTGATGATGACCTTAATACAATTGTAGCTGCCACAGCAACTGGATGTTTATATAAATCTACAG CTGGACTTAGAAAATGTGGTTTAGGAGGAGCTATTGGATTAGGAGTATCAACAGCGTATGCACTTTGGGTCAATAGGGATAAATTATCAGAATTACGGCAATTTAATCCAGC GCAAAGGTAG
- the LOC140448017 gene encoding uncharacterized protein, which translates to MSVEEEIELKDLIAQTLNTNGTLAKIKAQLRASIFLALDEDEKISKYQPLLNNKIKTFMESSDGKSMFYLVHEFLEFFNLCFTLAVYEPESYIDCDCQREEKQRIAQQFGLKTSEDNSEPLLYQILKIAQKSRRNLEVNINVNGNIEDNKSDSISSEIKSISTPGNICSGNNSEEHSKVSLEIPNGLRQTNLNCTFDVLSPILNPKHSSRSHNENDLSSAQKDTSKKLDSTHNNKESDDTYDDTSSLPEDLVQTDQEIVPEIKQNGLFETEKENISDKLKLSSLKSDKLKSKSNLSSLSDLPPLNKSRVNDILPSLYNKGFKDKSNLRELDKLFDTDADYEEDFMYSGDDLSLKSDHNKASLLEELQQSNKTNNNNEKTGKKETKVKSHNKIISDCNKSPFKSQGNPQKSKNVSESSTDNSIISENLGSTSQ; encoded by the exons ATGTCCGTGGAAGAGGAAATCGAATTGAAAGATTTAATCGCTCAAACATTGAATACAAATGGAACATTGGCCAAAATAAAG GCTCAACTGCGTGCTAGCATATTTCTTGCCTTGGATGAAGATGAAAAA ATAAGTAAATACCAGCCCTTATTAAAcaacaaaatcaaaacatttatgGAAAGTAGTGACGGAAAATCTATGTTTTACCTTGTACACGAGTTTTTAGAATTCTTCAATTTGTGCTTCACTCTCGCTGTCTATGAGCCAGAGTCTTACATAGATTGTGATTGCCAAagagaagaaaaacaaagaatagcTCAACAGTTTGGATTGAAAACTAGCGAAGATAACAGCGAACCACTTCTGTATCAAATCCTCAAAATTGCTCAAAAATCAAGGAGAAACTTGGAAGTTAATATTAATGTTAATGGAAATATCGAAGATAATAAGTCTGACAGTATTAGCAGTGAAATCAAAAGCATTTCAACCCCCGGAAACATTTGCTCAG GAAATAATAGTGAAGAACATTCAAAGGTTTCTTTGGAAATCCCAAACGGACTTCGACAAACAAACTTAAACTGCACTTTTGATGTTCTCAGTCCAATACTAAACCCCAAACATAGTAGCCGTAGTCATAATGAAAATGACTTATCATCTGCTCAAAAGGACACTAGTAAGAAATTAGATAGTACCCATAATAACAAAGAAAGTGACGATACCTATGATGATACGAGTTCCTTGCCAGAAGACTTGGTTCAAACTGATCAAGAAATAGTTCCTGAAATCAAACAAAATGGGTTATTTGAGactgaaaaagaaaatattagCGATAAGCTGAAATTATCTTCTCTAAAGTCTGATAAATTAAAGTCCAAAAGTAATTTAAGTTCTCTTTCAGATCTCCCTCCTCTTAACAAATCTCGGGTTAATGACATACTACCTTCATTATATAACAAGGGTTTTAAAGATAAATCAAACCTACGTGAACTTGATAAACTATTCGACACGGATGCGGACTATGAAGAAGATTTTATGTACAGTGGAGATGATTTATCCTTAAAATCTGATCATAATAAAGCTAGTCTCTTAGAAGAACTGCAACAATCAAACAAAACGAATAATAACAACGAAAAGACTGGCAAGAAAGAAACAAAAGTAAAAAGTCACAATAAAATAATATCAGACTGTAACAAGAGCCCATTCAAATCCCAGGGGAATCCCCAAAAAAGTAAAAATGTCAGTGAAAGTAGTACAGACAATAGTATTATTAGCGAAAATTTAGGTAGTACATCCCAGTAG